From a region of the Lactuca sativa cultivar Salinas chromosome 4, Lsat_Salinas_v11, whole genome shotgun sequence genome:
- the LOC111900920 gene encoding protein SENSITIVE TO PROTON RHIZOTOXICITY 1, translated as MIDPDEFHHFPAGATAVDSSSKFPMDTDGRHQQLINLSKLQSRMDHVQRFLSDSLNTNTIIGESQMEIVSKEITSAINQVIVNGAALLSCTGLPKSKSETPNLSVRTTSLTFDSKHSPESDLILNQLKHDVDLGVPKTEVFGEEIRDDDWDIVELDAVELLAEHLHFCELCGKGFKRDANLRMHMRAHGNKFKTLEALSKPEKSGLSSSSELTRGGRTRFSCPFAGCTRNKLHKKFRPLKSVICVKNHFKRSHCPKMYSCNRCHKKNFSVLADLKSHLKHCGETKWKCSCGTSFSRKDKLFGHMALFEGHMPAMPEEVVVEEDEKAKGVAVTPAPAPALAAVVVEDAEGGDACKVAKGMDWIDNTMDDGFFDGLGSLDDDFCMQELLVSSNGCFDWNL; from the coding sequence ATGATAGACCCCGACGAATTCCATCATTTTCCCGCCGGCGCCACCGCTGTTGACTCGTCGTCAAAGTTTCCGATGGATACCGACGGACGTCATCAGCAGCTAATCAACCTTTCCAAGCTACAATCGCGAATGGACCACGTTCAACGCTTCCTCTCCGATTCACTCAACACCAATACCATCATCGGAGAATCGCAGATGGAGATTGTCTCCAAGGAGATCACTTCCGCCATCAACCAAGTAATCGTCAATGGAGCCGCCCTCCTTTCCTGCACCGGACTCCCAAAATCAAAATCAGAAACCCCCAATCTTTCCGTACGGAcgacaagtttgacttttgattcGAAACACTCACCGGAATCCGATTTGATTCTGAATCAGTTGAAGCACGATGTTGATTTAGGGGTTCCGAAAACCGAGGTTTTCGGGGAAGAAATTAGAGACGACGATTGGGATATTGTGGAGCTTGATGCTGTGGAGCTCCTAGCAGAACACTTACATTTCTGTGAATTATGCGGTAAGGGTTTCAAACGAGATGCGAATCTTCGAATGCACATGAGAGCTCATGGCAACAAGTTCAAAACCCTAGAGGCGCTTTCGAAGCCTGAGAAATCAGGATTGTCTTCTTCTTCTGAGTTGACTCGTGGTGGTAGAACGCGGTTTTCGTGCCCATTTGCTGGTTGTACCCGAAACAAGCTGCACAAAAAGTTCAGACCTTTGAAGTCTGTGATCTGTGTGAAGAATCACTTCAAGAGAAGTCATTGCCCCAAGATGTATTCCTGCAATCGATGCCATAAGAAGAACTTTTCTGTGCTTGCTGATCTGAAAAGCCATTTGAAGCATTGTGGGGAGACAAAATGGAAGTGCTCATGTGGGACAAGTTTTTCAAGGAAGGATAAGTTGTTTGGGCACATGGCTCTCTTTGAGGGACACATGCCTGCCATGCCGgaagaggtggtggtggaggaggatgaGAAAGCAAAAGGGGTGGCAGTGACACCGGCACCGGCACCAGCACTGGCGGCAGTGGTGGTGGAAGATGCAGAAGGTGGTGATGCTTGTAAGGTTGCGAAGGGGATGGATTGGATCGATAACACCATGGATGATGGTTTTTTCGATGGATTGGGTTCACTTGATGATGACTTTTGCATGCAGGAGCTTCTTGTTTCTTCTAATGGATGTTTCGATTGGAATTTGTAG